CATGCGTCCGCCATCGTGAATTTGTAGAATGGCGATTGCCCCTTCGGCCTTGATGGCGCTGGCTGCTTGACGTAATGAATCGAGCTTGTCATCATTATCACAGCCCCATTGATTGATAAACGCTTGACCAGCCCGATCAACATAGCAAGCGGCGGTGATAACGGTTCCAAAGCCGCCAGCAGCACGACGTTGGAGCAAAGCAACTTCACCTGGGCTAATTTGGCCTTCCGGTGTGCCCGAATAGGTGGTCATGGGGGCGAGAACGAGGCGATTGGGCAGGGTAACACCGCTAACAGGCAGCGTATATGGCTCGAACAATGACATAAGTTCCTCGTAGCACAATATATCGAATTACGCAGATATGCGTATCCCAATATATTGTGCCACAAGTCGATTTTGAAAACGGCCAAGCTAGAGGAGAATTAACACAAATCTTATAGAAGCAGCAATTGATTACGAGCTAGCAACGATGCCTTCGATGCCAACCCAAAAGTTATCTTTGCGAACATAAGGCCGTGAAACCACCCGTACCCCTTCAACATCCTCGTTAAAGATTTGGGTAGCATTGACCAGCACAACATTTGGGCGTTCGCCGAAACGATCTTCATAAGCAAAAATTGCTTCGGCAATTTTGAAGCGTAACTCTTTACGCGGATGATCATCAAACCAAGCTAAATACACGGTCGGCCTCCTCTAGCGTTCAACGCACCACGCATTTAAGCGCACATCTTGGAAAATGTTGTAAACTTGATTGTTGGTGCAACGCACCCGAAAGTAGTGGCGTGGTGGTCGGGCCCAACGCGCCTCTTTGCTCCAAACTCGCTCAATCTTGGCGACCTGATGGCTGATGCCACGCCATAAAAAGGCCATCGGCAAATAGTTATGGCGTTTGTGAGTTAATTGAATTGGCTCAATCTGCATCTCGGT
This region of Herpetosiphon gulosus genomic DNA includes:
- a CDS encoding DUF6504 family protein produces the protein MQIEPIQLTHKRHNYLPMAFLWRGISHQVAKIERVWSKEARWARPPRHYFRVRCTNNQVYNIFQDVRLNAWCVER